One Granulicella sp. 5B5 DNA window includes the following coding sequences:
- a CDS encoding Crp/Fnr family transcriptional regulator, producing the protein MSDLETNRLLASLTTQSRDLIRAHCTLLSAPVRTQLYAPEQRPPYAYFVTSGIVSVIATTLSGNTAEVGFIGNEGLVGSIHLLGSGIVSTGASMQLEGSVLRIPFQEMKDLFRSSEEIRDRVLEFVQEQFLTLSHIAVCNRLHSAEERLARWLLMAQDRTQSNVLNFTQELIGMMLGSRRTTVSLVASGLQRKGLIQYSRGRVKILDRKALEAAACDCYPIIRNLNVNLYRKGRR; encoded by the coding sequence TTGAGCGACTTGGAAACCAACCGGCTTCTTGCTTCACTCACCACACAATCCCGCGATCTCATCCGGGCCCACTGCACTCTGTTATCCGCTCCTGTTCGCACGCAACTCTACGCGCCAGAGCAGAGGCCTCCGTATGCCTATTTCGTCACCTCCGGCATCGTCTCTGTCATTGCCACCACCCTATCCGGCAATACGGCAGAGGTCGGCTTCATCGGGAATGAGGGGTTGGTGGGAAGCATTCATCTCCTCGGTTCCGGCATCGTCTCCACGGGGGCCTCCATGCAGCTTGAAGGCTCCGTCCTGCGTATCCCGTTTCAGGAGATGAAAGACCTCTTTCGTTCTTCGGAGGAGATTCGCGACCGCGTGCTTGAGTTCGTCCAGGAGCAGTTCCTTACCCTCAGCCACATCGCCGTATGCAACCGGCTCCACTCTGCTGAAGAACGGCTCGCCCGCTGGTTGCTCATGGCCCAGGACCGTACCCAGTCCAATGTGCTCAACTTCACGCAGGAGCTGATCGGCATGATGCTGGGCTCGCGCAGAACGACGGTCAGCTTGGTCGCCAGCGGACTTCAACGCAAAGGTCTCATTCAGTACTCCCGCGGCAGGGTCAAGATCCTGGACCGCAAAGCCCTTGAGGCTGCTGCCTGCGACTGTTATCCGATCATCCGCAACCTCAATGTGAACCTCTACCGCAAAGGCCGCCGCTAG
- a CDS encoding uracil-DNA glycosylase, translating to MASRTSPAILSVLDQVCHDIAVCTRCERLRVYGENIGRVKRRMYRDQEYWAKPVPGFGDPNARIHVLGLAPGAHGANRTGRPFTGDASGDFMYDVLHELGLATKPKAISRDDGLKLRKLWISSVVRCAPPGDKPAPQEIRNCAPHLTAEIAELKKVRVVVCLGKIAWDGFLAHLLAQGVIERRSAYTFSHGAEYTLPNGLKLLGCYHPSLRNTNTGRLNRPMFAKVFVRALELAF from the coding sequence TTGGCCAGCCGTACATCGCCCGCAATACTTTCCGTCCTCGACCAGGTCTGTCACGACATCGCCGTCTGCACCCGCTGCGAACGCCTGCGCGTTTATGGCGAAAATATCGGCCGCGTGAAGCGCCGCATGTATCGCGACCAGGAGTACTGGGCCAAACCCGTTCCCGGCTTTGGAGACCCCAACGCGCGTATCCACGTGCTCGGGCTAGCACCGGGCGCACACGGAGCCAACCGCACCGGCCGCCCCTTCACCGGTGATGCCTCGGGGGACTTCATGTACGACGTCCTCCATGAGCTTGGCCTCGCGACCAAGCCGAAGGCCATCAGCCGCGACGACGGCCTCAAGCTCCGCAAGCTCTGGATCTCGTCGGTCGTCCGCTGCGCCCCGCCCGGCGATAAGCCGGCCCCACAGGAGATCCGCAACTGCGCTCCGCATCTCACTGCGGAGATCGCCGAGCTGAAGAAGGTGCGCGTCGTCGTCTGCCTCGGCAAGATCGCCTGGGACGGCTTCCTCGCCCACCTGCTCGCGCAGGGTGTCATCGAGCGGCGCTCAGCCTACACCTTCTCACACGGCGCCGAGTACACGCTGCCCAACGGCCTCAAGCTGCTCGGCTGCTACCATCCCTCGCTGCGCAACACGAACACCGGCCGCCTTAACCGCCCCATGTTCGCGAAGGTCTTCGTCCGCGCACTGGAGCTTGCGTTCTGA
- a CDS encoding YtxH domain-containing protein, translated as MRSRHFFFALGVGAAVGGVLALLYAPQTGATTRKKLKRNFEDLGDTLEDAAEYLKDQAERLGKEAERFIEASKDQFEDVVDAANGVVKSATKATRSVSKLI; from the coding sequence ATGCGTAGCAGACACTTCTTTTTTGCCCTTGGGGTTGGTGCAGCGGTCGGTGGTGTTTTGGCGCTGCTCTACGCTCCGCAGACCGGCGCCACGACGCGCAAGAAGCTGAAGCGGAACTTCGAAGACCTCGGCGATACGCTCGAAGACGCAGCCGAGTATCTGAAGGACCAGGCCGAACGCCTCGGCAAGGAAGCCGAACGCTTTATCGAGGCCAGCAAGGACCAGTTCGAGGACGTCGTTGATGCCGCCAACGGTGTCGTCAAGAGCGCCACCAAGGCAACCCGGTCGGTCTCCAAACTCATCTAG
- a CDS encoding cupin domain-containing protein, giving the protein MDRRSFATLLPSLLAATALLPESALSQAAGDADHPVKGEPTPGFGASKGQLPTIVSGVYTPGKGHGSNGHESFAYLAGMLTAGNIRLEMHESVQQPGAVHEPVGKHLHSEIWCVKEGICELMTNGVIRTMRAGDVGICCAGDLHYVKNAGDTQCTYFVITVGPPEP; this is encoded by the coding sequence ATGGATCGTCGTTCGTTTGCCACCCTGCTCCCCTCCCTGCTCGCGGCCACTGCGTTGCTGCCGGAGAGCGCCCTGAGTCAAGCCGCCGGGGATGCTGACCATCCCGTGAAGGGTGAGCCGACGCCGGGGTTTGGCGCCAGCAAGGGCCAGTTGCCTACCATCGTCTCCGGAGTCTACACACCGGGCAAAGGCCACGGCTCGAATGGGCATGAGTCATTCGCGTATCTGGCCGGGATGCTGACCGCGGGCAACATCCGGCTGGAGATGCATGAGTCGGTGCAGCAACCGGGCGCCGTGCATGAGCCCGTAGGAAAGCACCTGCACAGCGAGATATGGTGCGTCAAAGAGGGCATCTGCGAGCTGATGACCAACGGCGTGATCCGCACCATGCGGGCAGGCGATGTCGGCATCTGCTGCGCAGGCGATCTGCACTACGTCAAGAACGCGGGCGATACGCAGTGCACCTACTTTGTGATCACAGTCGGGCCACCGGAGCCGTAG
- a CDS encoding ATP-dependent Clp protease ATP-binding subunit, with product MFERYTEKARRVIFFARYEASQFGSPYIETEHLLLGLLREDKALTNRFLRSHASVESIRKQIEQHTTVREKVSTSVDLPLSNECKRVLAYAAEEAERLSHKHIGTEHLLLGLLREEKCFAAEILTERGLRLTAIREELQRTTQEKPAAQSGSKQRGGNQQEQSMLAEFSRDLTQAASDQQLDPLVGRDFEVERVIQILCRRTKNNPVLIGEPGVGKTAIVEGLAQKIADGEVPSFLADKRVLSLDLSLIVAGTKYRGQFEERLKTIMKELMENQNCIVFIDELHTLVGAGSAEGSLDAANILKPALSRGEIQCIGATTPAEYRKSIEKDRSLERRFQAVKVPPPNEEDAIKIIMGIREKYEKFHAVSYTDDAITFSVSHSNRYIPDRFLPDKAIDLIDEAGARVKLRQTTLPEELTEVQKRIKFIVHRMENAIANHEFEKARFYSDEERKERENLRVLRDKYHLDESSSGIVTREDIEDVVSRWTGVPITSIKEEETQKLLRVEEELHKRVIAQDKAISALARAIRRSRAGLKNPARPIGSFLFLGPTGVGKTEMARTLAQFLFGSEKSLIRFDMSEFMEKHSVSKLIGSPPGYVGYEEGGQLTERVKRSPYSVVLLDEVEKAHPDVFNLLLQVFEDGQLTDGLGNTVDFKNTIIIMTSNIGAKHLMKREGLGFQSSKDEVVLEKMQEMVMSEVKRTFNPEFLNRLDEVIVFTSLSDSDLMQIMDLLVQQLNTNLVHKAITISVRDDAQRWILDKTLTDRSYGARPLRRALQKYIEDPLSEALIAGLIAERPAFLEVYLESNQLYYRPVAAEGEEKAAGLALTTV from the coding sequence ATGTTCGAACGCTACACAGAAAAGGCGCGGCGCGTGATTTTCTTCGCGCGCTACGAGGCGAGCCAGTTCGGCTCACCATACATCGAAACCGAACATCTCTTGCTGGGCCTGCTGCGCGAAGATAAAGCACTCACCAATCGCTTTCTGCGCTCGCACGCCTCGGTCGAATCCATCCGCAAACAGATTGAACAGCACACCACGGTGCGCGAGAAGGTATCGACCTCGGTCGATCTTCCGCTCTCCAACGAGTGCAAGCGCGTGCTAGCCTACGCAGCCGAAGAAGCTGAGAGGCTGAGCCACAAACACATCGGCACAGAACACCTTCTGCTCGGCCTGCTGCGCGAAGAGAAGTGCTTCGCAGCGGAGATCCTCACCGAGCGCGGCTTGCGCCTCACGGCCATCCGCGAGGAGTTGCAGCGCACCACGCAGGAGAAGCCGGCCGCGCAAAGCGGCAGCAAGCAGCGCGGCGGCAACCAGCAGGAGCAGTCCATGCTGGCCGAGTTCAGCCGCGACCTGACGCAGGCCGCGAGCGACCAGCAACTCGATCCGCTGGTCGGCCGCGACTTCGAGGTCGAACGTGTCATCCAGATCCTCTGCCGCCGCACCAAGAACAACCCTGTCCTCATCGGCGAACCCGGTGTCGGCAAAACAGCCATCGTCGAAGGCCTCGCGCAAAAGATCGCCGACGGCGAAGTACCGAGCTTCCTCGCCGACAAGCGTGTTCTCTCGCTGGACCTCTCGCTGATCGTCGCGGGAACCAAATACCGCGGCCAGTTCGAAGAGCGCCTCAAGACCATCATGAAAGAGCTGATGGAAAACCAGAACTGCATCGTCTTCATCGACGAGCTGCACACCCTGGTTGGCGCTGGCTCAGCGGAAGGTTCACTCGATGCGGCAAACATCCTCAAGCCGGCGCTGAGCCGTGGCGAGATCCAGTGCATCGGAGCCACCACCCCTGCGGAGTATCGCAAGTCCATCGAGAAGGACCGCTCGCTCGAACGACGCTTCCAGGCCGTAAAGGTTCCTCCGCCAAACGAAGAGGATGCCATCAAGATCATCATGGGTATCCGCGAGAAGTACGAGAAGTTCCACGCCGTCAGCTACACCGACGACGCGATCACCTTCTCGGTCTCGCACTCCAACCGTTACATCCCGGACCGCTTCCTGCCGGACAAGGCCATCGATCTAATCGACGAGGCCGGCGCTCGCGTAAAGCTGCGTCAGACCACGCTGCCTGAAGAGTTGACCGAGGTACAGAAGCGCATCAAGTTCATCGTGCACCGTATGGAGAACGCCATCGCGAACCACGAGTTCGAGAAGGCGCGCTTCTACTCCGACGAGGAGCGCAAGGAGCGCGAGAACCTTCGCGTGCTGCGCGACAAGTACCACCTCGACGAGTCGAGTTCGGGCATCGTCACGCGCGAGGACATCGAAGACGTCGTCAGCCGCTGGACGGGTGTCCCGATCACTTCCATCAAGGAAGAAGAGACACAGAAGCTGTTGCGCGTGGAGGAAGAACTCCACAAACGGGTCATCGCGCAGGACAAGGCGATCTCTGCTCTTGCTCGTGCGATCCGTCGTTCGCGCGCAGGCCTCAAGAACCCAGCGCGCCCGATCGGCAGCTTCCTGTTCCTTGGGCCAACAGGTGTCGGCAAGACGGAGATGGCGCGTACGCTGGCGCAGTTCCTCTTCGGCTCGGAGAAGTCGCTCATCCGCTTCGATATGTCGGAGTTCATGGAGAAGCACTCGGTCTCGAAGCTGATCGGTTCGCCTCCGGGCTACGTCGGCTACGAAGAAGGCGGCCAGCTCACGGAACGCGTGAAGCGGTCTCCGTACTCCGTCGTATTGCTGGACGAGGTCGAGAAAGCTCATCCGGACGTCTTCAACCTGCTGCTGCAGGTATTTGAAGACGGCCAGCTAACCGACGGTCTCGGCAACACGGTCGACTTCAAGAACACGATCATCATCATGACCTCGAACATCGGCGCCAAGCACCTGATGAAGCGCGAGGGCCTCGGCTTCCAATCGAGCAAGGATGAGGTCGTGCTCGAGAAGATGCAGGAGATGGTGATGAGCGAGGTGAAGCGCACCTTCAACCCCGAGTTCCTCAACCGTCTCGATGAAGTGATCGTCTTCACGTCACTCTCCGACTCCGACCTGATGCAGATCATGGACCTGCTGGTGCAGCAGTTGAACACCAACCTGGTGCACAAGGCGATCACGATCTCCGTCCGCGACGATGCGCAGCGCTGGATACTGGATAAGACGCTCACAGACCGCAGTTACGGAGCACGGCCGCTGCGCAGGGCTTTGCAGAAGTACATCGAGGACCCACTCTCCGAGGCGCTCATCGCTGGGCTGATCGCCGAGCGGCCTGCGTTCCTCGAGGTGTATCTGGAGAGCAACCAGCTCTACTATCGCCCGGTTGCGGCCGAAGGCGAGGAGAAGGCGGCGGGTCTGGCACTGACAACGGTCTGA
- a CDS encoding ABC transporter ATP-binding protein has translation MQATPQQPPVLRAVALEKTYAPLKAGGAALQLFRSLSFEVAAGEMVAIVGESGAGKSSLLHLLAALDKPTAGEVWCGSTNVTHLTPREAAAYRNRKMGYVWQFHYLLPEFTAVENVAMPLLAQGVAKPTALAEAAAWLARVGLAERADNRSGELSGGEQQRLSIARALIAKPKLLLADEPTGDLDGATAERVFELLQTLHRDNHLASVLVTHNLEFAARCDRTLRLKNGQLVSA, from the coding sequence ATGCAAGCCACCCCACAACAGCCTCCGGTCCTGCGCGCGGTCGCGCTGGAGAAGACCTATGCGCCGCTGAAGGCCGGAGGCGCAGCGCTGCAGCTCTTCCGCAGCCTCAGCTTCGAGGTCGCCGCAGGCGAGATGGTCGCCATCGTCGGCGAGAGCGGCGCAGGCAAGTCCTCCCTGCTGCATTTGCTGGCCGCGCTCGACAAGCCAACCGCCGGTGAAGTCTGGTGCGGCAGCACCAACGTCACACACCTCACCCCGCGCGAAGCCGCAGCCTACCGCAACCGCAAGATGGGCTACGTCTGGCAGTTCCACTACCTTCTACCGGAGTTCACAGCGGTAGAGAACGTCGCAATGCCTCTGCTCGCGCAAGGAGTAGCAAAACCCACCGCACTGGCTGAAGCCGCCGCCTGGCTCGCCCGCGTCGGCCTGGCCGAGCGCGCCGACAACCGCTCCGGCGAGCTCTCCGGCGGCGAGCAGCAACGGCTATCCATCGCTCGCGCTCTCATCGCCAAGCCCAAACTCCTGCTGGCGGACGAACCCACCGGCGACCTCGACGGCGCCACCGCCGAGCGCGTCTTCGAGCTTCTGCAGACGTTGCACCGCGACAACCACCTCGCCAGCGTGCTGGTCACCCACAACCTGGAGTTCGCAGCACGATGCGATAGGACCCTGCGTTTGAAGAACGGTCAGCTGGTTTCTGCGTAG
- a CDS encoding carboxymuconolactone decarboxylase family protein, whose amino-acid sequence MARLSYPKLSPKTYEAMLNLGKTLRLDTQLEPVLLEYVKLRASIVNGCHFCIGMHTSDLRHHNEPQTRIEATRDWQSSDAFTPRERAALAWTDRLTKLDGNETSDAEYAAVNEYFQDKDLVDLTHAIAQINAWNRLGVAFAPEWQEPKSHVPAETKTETTTA is encoded by the coding sequence ATGGCAAGACTGTCCTATCCGAAACTGTCGCCCAAGACCTACGAGGCGATGCTCAACCTCGGCAAGACGCTCCGTCTCGACACGCAGCTCGAGCCGGTACTGCTGGAGTATGTGAAGCTGCGCGCATCCATCGTTAACGGCTGCCACTTCTGCATCGGCATGCACACCTCGGACCTCAGGCACCACAACGAGCCACAGACACGCATCGAAGCGACCCGCGACTGGCAGAGCTCCGATGCCTTCACCCCGCGCGAACGCGCCGCACTCGCCTGGACCGACCGCCTCACGAAGCTCGACGGCAACGAGACCTCGGATGCCGAATACGCCGCTGTGAACGAGTACTTCCAGGACAAGGACCTCGTTGACCTCACACACGCCATCGCCCAGATCAACGCCTGGAACCGTCTCGGAGTAGCCTTCGCGCCCGAATGGCAGGAGCCGAAGAGCCACGTTCCCGCAGAGACGAAGACTGAGACGACGACCGCCTGA
- a CDS encoding ABC transporter permease — protein MRFELFMAARYLRARRRETSARGKGRTARGHKVVGLVTAISVVGVAAGVAALIIALAVTNGMRRDLQDRLVGATAHVELLRVAGDGIRDWRPLMARLATVPHVQAVAPGLYGQVLISRGARSGGALIKGIVPADELKVGDLLQSVHQGTYAPLVPQGAASEGDGAIPPIVIGGDLASTLGAQVGDSVLVTSPQGELTPLGLVPKYQRFQITGIFSSGFYQYDSSYAFMRLADAQKLFIEPDLISVMSFRIDDLYKAGEVGKALEQAAGPGFQSTNWMEQNRELFRAMKLEQVVTFIVLALIVVVAALNILIALTMMVMEKTRDIAVMMSFGVSAEQIRRIFLLQGLLISAIGTLLGLVIGYVASVLGSHYHFIHLDASVYSIDTLPFAPRIVDALVVAAVSLGMALLATLYPSSSAASVLPAEALRYE, from the coding sequence ATGCGATTCGAACTCTTCATGGCCGCGCGCTACCTCCGCGCCCGCCGCCGCGAGACCAGCGCCCGCGGCAAAGGAAGAACAGCCCGCGGCCACAAGGTCGTCGGCCTGGTCACGGCCATCTCGGTCGTCGGCGTGGCCGCCGGAGTCGCTGCCCTGATCATTGCCCTCGCCGTCACCAACGGCATGCGCCGCGACCTGCAGGACCGCCTCGTCGGCGCGACCGCCCACGTGGAGCTGCTCCGCGTCGCCGGCGACGGCATCCGCGACTGGCGCCCCCTCATGGCCCGCCTCGCCACCGTCCCGCACGTGCAAGCCGTCGCCCCCGGCCTCTACGGACAAGTCCTCATCTCCCGTGGCGCCCGCTCCGGCGGCGCCCTCATCAAGGGCATCGTACCCGCCGACGAGCTCAAGGTCGGCGACCTGCTCCAGAGCGTCCACCAGGGCACCTACGCCCCGCTCGTACCGCAGGGCGCCGCCAGCGAGGGCGATGGCGCCATCCCGCCCATCGTCATCGGCGGCGACCTCGCCAGCACACTCGGCGCGCAGGTCGGTGACTCGGTCCTCGTTACCAGCCCGCAGGGCGAGCTCACCCCCCTGGGCCTGGTGCCCAAGTACCAGCGATTTCAAATCACCGGCATCTTCAGCTCGGGCTTCTACCAGTACGACTCGAGCTACGCCTTCATGCGCCTCGCCGACGCGCAGAAGCTCTTCATCGAGCCTGACCTCATCAGCGTCATGAGCTTCCGCATCGACGACCTCTACAAGGCAGGCGAGGTCGGCAAGGCGCTCGAACAGGCCGCAGGCCCCGGCTTCCAGTCCACCAACTGGATGGAGCAGAACCGCGAGCTCTTCCGCGCCATGAAGCTCGAACAGGTTGTCACCTTCATCGTGCTGGCGCTGATCGTCGTCGTCGCCGCACTCAACATCCTCATCGCGCTCACCATGATGGTGATGGAGAAGACCCGCGACATCGCCGTGATGATGAGCTTCGGCGTCAGCGCCGAGCAGATACGCCGCATCTTCCTGCTGCAAGGCCTGCTCATCTCCGCCATCGGAACATTGCTCGGACTCGTCATCGGCTACGTCGCCAGCGTGCTCGGCTCGCACTACCACTTCATCCACCTGGACGCGAGCGTCTACTCCATCGACACGCTGCCCTTCGCTCCGCGCATCGTGGACGCGCTGGTCGTCGCGGCCGTCTCCCTGGGCATGGCGCTGCTGGCCACGCTCTACCCATCGAGCTCGGCAGCGAGCGTCCTTCCCGCCGAGGCTCTGCGGTACGAATAG
- a CDS encoding NAD(P)-dependent alcohol dehydrogenase, with amino-acid sequence MSEIHGWAAHAAGAELSAYKYKVEELPPNEVEVKITHCGVCYSDVHLIDNDWGISKYPFIPGHEIVGKITAVGSGVQDRKVGDRVGIGWQADSCGICEWCRKGDEHLCAKAQPTCVGRNGGYAGSIRVNARFAVPVPEVLESENVAPLLCGGITVYSPLRNWLARPSSRVGVVGIGGLGHMGVQFAHAFGSEVTAFSTSADKAEEAKSLGAHHFVNTRDTGALKKVAGSFDLILSTVSADQDFQGFIGALRPKGTLVVLGASPSPIQISAFSLLAGQKAVAGSPTGSPSDLHEMLDIAARHGIKAITESFAMKDCNQAIAKVKKNQVRYRAVLKN; translated from the coding sequence ATGTCAGAGATTCATGGATGGGCCGCGCACGCGGCTGGGGCCGAACTGTCGGCATACAAATACAAGGTCGAGGAGCTGCCGCCCAACGAGGTCGAGGTCAAGATCACGCACTGCGGCGTCTGTTACTCCGACGTCCACCTAATCGATAACGACTGGGGCATCAGCAAGTACCCCTTCATCCCGGGCCACGAGATCGTCGGCAAGATCACCGCTGTCGGCTCAGGCGTGCAGGACCGCAAGGTCGGCGACCGCGTCGGCATCGGCTGGCAGGCCGATAGCTGCGGCATCTGCGAGTGGTGCCGCAAGGGCGACGAACATCTCTGTGCCAAGGCACAGCCCACCTGCGTAGGCCGCAACGGAGGCTATGCGGGCTCCATCCGTGTCAACGCACGCTTCGCCGTCCCGGTCCCGGAAGTACTCGAAAGCGAAAACGTCGCTCCTCTGCTCTGTGGCGGCATCACCGTCTACAGCCCGTTGCGCAACTGGCTCGCCCGTCCGTCCTCACGCGTCGGCGTGGTCGGCATCGGCGGCCTCGGCCACATGGGCGTCCAGTTTGCACACGCCTTCGGCAGCGAAGTCACAGCCTTTTCCACAAGCGCCGACAAGGCTGAAGAGGCCAAGTCGCTCGGCGCGCATCACTTTGTCAACACACGGGATACCGGCGCCCTGAAGAAGGTCGCAGGCAGCTTCGACCTGATCCTTTCCACCGTCTCGGCCGACCAGGACTTCCAGGGCTTCATCGGCGCGCTGCGTCCCAAGGGCACGCTGGTTGTTCTTGGCGCTTCACCCTCGCCCATACAGATCTCGGCGTTCAGCCTGCTCGCAGGCCAGAAGGCCGTCGCAGGCAGCCCCACCGGCAGCCCCAGCGACCTGCACGAGATGCTCGACATCGCCGCCCGCCACGGCATCAAGGCCATCACAGAGAGCTTCGCCATGAAGGACTGCAACCAGGCCATCGCCAAAGTAAAGAAGAACCAGGTCCGCTACCGCGCAGTCCTCAAGAACTAA